The Sporichthyaceae bacterium genome includes a window with the following:
- a CDS encoding RNA polymerase-binding protein RbpA produces the protein MSERALRGSRLGSTSYETDRDIELAPRRIVHYDCPKGHHLQVPFSTEADEVPVVWECRVCGSLAMRSDGESRDDKKAKPPRTHWDMLLERRTREELEEILAERLAVLRAGGIQGYNGGRKTA, from the coding sequence ATGAGTGAGCGCGCACTGCGCGGTTCGCGACTCGGTTCCACCAGCTACGAGACCGACCGCGACATCGAACTGGCCCCGCGTCGGATCGTTCATTACGACTGCCCCAAGGGTCACCACCTCCAGGTCCCGTTCTCGACCGAGGCCGACGAGGTACCGGTCGTCTGGGAGTGCCGTGTCTGCGGGTCCCTGGCGATGCGTTCGGACGGCGAGTCACGCGACGACAAGAAGGCCAAGCCCCCGCGGACGCACTGGGACATGTTGCTGGAGCGCCGCACCCGCGAGGAGCTCGAGGAGATCCTCGCCGAGCGGCTGGCGGTCCTGCGCGCCGGCGGCATCCAGGGCTACAACGGTGGTCGCAAGACGGCCTAA